Proteins co-encoded in one Enterobacter sp. R4-368 genomic window:
- the dusA gene encoding tRNA dihydrouridine(20/20a) synthase DusA — MHGNPEMTNPHQTNATTLNSTQHWNGRFSVAPMLDWTDRHCRYFLRLLSRQTLLYTEMVTIGAIIHGKGDYLAYSEEEHPVALQLGGSDPAQLAHCAKLAEARGYDEINLNVGCPSDRVQNGRFGACLMGEAQLVADCIKAMRDVVSIPVTVKTRIGIDDQDSYEFLCDFIGTVAGKGECESFIIHARKAWLSGLSPKENREIPPLDYPRVYQLKRDFPHLKMAINGGIKSLEEAKAHLEHMDGVMVGREAYQNPGILASVDREIFGADVADADPVAVVRAMYPYIERELSQGAYLGHITRHMLGLFQGVPGARQWRRYLSENAHKAGADIAVVEHAINLVASKR, encoded by the coding sequence GTGGCGCCGATGCTCGACTGGACGGACAGACATTGCCGCTACTTTTTGCGTTTGCTGTCGCGCCAGACGTTGCTCTACACCGAAATGGTCACCATCGGTGCCATCATTCATGGCAAGGGGGATTACCTGGCGTACAGCGAAGAAGAACATCCGGTCGCGTTGCAGCTCGGCGGCAGCGATCCGGCGCAGCTTGCCCATTGTGCAAAGCTGGCCGAAGCGCGCGGGTATGATGAAATTAACCTCAACGTCGGGTGTCCGTCCGATCGTGTGCAGAATGGTCGTTTCGGCGCGTGTCTGATGGGCGAAGCGCAACTGGTGGCGGATTGCATTAAAGCGATGCGTGATGTGGTGTCGATTCCGGTCACTGTCAAAACGCGTATTGGCATTGACGATCAGGACAGCTACGAATTTCTCTGCGATTTTATTGGCACCGTGGCCGGAAAAGGCGAGTGCGAAAGCTTTATCATCCATGCGCGCAAAGCGTGGCTTTCGGGGTTAAGCCCGAAAGAGAACCGGGAAATTCCGCCGCTGGACTACCCGCGTGTGTATCAGCTGAAACGTGATTTTCCGCACCTGAAAATGGCCATTAACGGCGGTATCAAATCGCTGGAAGAAGCCAAAGCGCATCTGGAGCATATGGATGGCGTGATGGTCGGTCGTGAAGCGTATCAGAACCCTGGCATACTGGCGTCTGTTGACCGCGAGATCTTTGGCGCAGACGTGGCGGATGCCGATCCGGTCGCCGTGGTGCGCGCGATGTATCCCTACATTGAGCGCGAGCTGAGCCAGGGCGCGTATCTCGGACATATCACACGGCATATGCTGGGGCTGTTTCAGGGCGTTCCCGGCGCGCGTCAGTGGCGTCGTTATCTGAGTGAAAATGCGCATAAAGCCGGTGCGGATATCGCGGTAGTGGAACACGCGATCAACCTGGTGGCCTCAAAGCGTTAA
- the pspG gene encoding envelope stress response protein PspG translates to MLELLFIVGFFIMLLVTGVSLLGIIAALLVATAVMFLGGLFALMIKLLPWLLLAVAVVWIIRAVKEPKLPRYQRNNRWRY, encoded by the coding sequence ATGCTGGAATTACTGTTTATCGTGGGCTTTTTTATCATGTTGCTGGTGACCGGCGTTTCGCTGCTGGGCATCATCGCGGCGCTGCTGGTGGCAACGGCTGTTATGTTCCTCGGCGGGCTTTTCGCGTTGATGATCAAGCTATTGCCATGGCTGCTGCTGGCCGTCGCCGTTGTCTGGATTATCCGTGCCGTGAAAGAACCGAAGCTCCCACGTTATCAACGCAATAACCGCTGGCGTTACTAA